In Pseudomonas rhizosphaerae, one DNA window encodes the following:
- a CDS encoding ATP-binding protein — protein sequence MNSKSGINPVRKFHTFTVDAALLRELGERLVGKPYVALAELVKNSYDADATEVTVTFRRDSITVTDNGSGMSQTEFISHWLRVGTTHKQKQNVTSGGRNVTGSKGVGRLSVQFLGDELEVVSRKAKSHETFRADVNWDEARRETDLVKAGVYISTPQNQDKIGGLYEHGTSVKIVGLKHEWLVEDFTDLAGELWFLKPPPELLDSRSSHPFDIQVKGLNSEAKEAFNYQMKRALENWIAVIEGSLSSGRTGGSNEIVVTFKNGDEYRAKYKPETSLLDQVEFKIYIFKLSGKQAGGINVHEARDYFRKFGGIHIYDNSFRLPFYGGDEQDWLGLEIDHSHRINKSKLLPANLQVASGLNDLPTNGRIFGAVKISTSLERESASVRDLNRGAYLNVQVTRDRLIDNEAFAELKHSVRWAIDYYAMRSFERRNVIKASMRLEVPKTEEKVSEIRTQLFQLSMKVPQTLEAEVDAVSNKLKELEDLELKRTSAINEERILLAALATSGMAALAMEHELHKELSVLSDMRKQLTSKNKVLDMPKLIASIDNWADRTAKARKLFSPLMHEYDREKRNQYNAQKVLARIVGNSEALLRQVHVEIDFSRSIMLPSATFAAWNAIFQNVLINAVNAMIDSSRRLMFCFAEIDRNKSSIYIADTGVGVRLSDSSDLFKPFIRRLEIPEERKALGLGGMGIGLTIVKMVADSLDCTVSFVPPPVGFSTAFKLEWTHDE from the coding sequence GTGAATTCGAAATCCGGGATTAACCCCGTTCGTAAATTCCACACATTTACTGTGGACGCCGCCCTTTTACGTGAGCTTGGCGAACGTCTGGTTGGTAAGCCTTACGTAGCACTGGCTGAGCTGGTTAAGAATAGCTACGACGCTGATGCTACTGAGGTAACAGTTACATTCCGGCGTGACAGCATAACAGTCACTGACAACGGCTCTGGGATGAGTCAAACAGAGTTCATTTCTCATTGGTTGAGAGTTGGCACGACCCACAAGCAAAAACAAAACGTCACTTCCGGCGGTCGTAATGTTACTGGATCAAAAGGTGTCGGCCGACTTTCCGTCCAGTTTCTTGGTGATGAGTTAGAAGTGGTCTCAAGAAAAGCCAAGAGTCACGAGACTTTTAGGGCTGATGTTAACTGGGATGAGGCGCGCCGGGAGACGGACCTGGTAAAGGCGGGCGTGTACATATCAACGCCTCAAAACCAAGATAAAATTGGCGGCCTCTACGAACATGGCACCTCTGTAAAGATTGTCGGCCTAAAGCATGAGTGGTTAGTAGAAGATTTTACCGACCTTGCAGGTGAATTATGGTTTTTAAAGCCACCTCCCGAGCTCTTAGATAGCAGATCGTCCCATCCCTTTGACATACAAGTGAAAGGGTTGAATTCTGAAGCTAAAGAAGCCTTTAACTACCAAATGAAGCGTGCACTCGAAAATTGGATTGCGGTTATTGAGGGGTCGCTTTCATCTGGGAGGACTGGAGGTAGCAATGAGATTGTCGTAACCTTTAAAAACGGTGATGAATATAGAGCCAAATACAAGCCGGAGACCAGTCTGTTAGATCAAGTTGAATTTAAGATCTACATATTTAAGCTTTCGGGTAAACAAGCGGGCGGCATAAATGTACATGAGGCCCGGGATTATTTCCGTAAATTTGGCGGTATCCATATTTATGATAATAGTTTCAGGCTTCCATTTTACGGCGGGGATGAACAAGACTGGTTAGGGTTAGAAATTGATCACTCCCACCGGATCAATAAATCTAAGCTGCTGCCAGCGAATCTGCAAGTGGCTAGCGGATTGAACGACCTGCCTACTAACGGGCGAATATTCGGCGCAGTCAAAATCTCTACATCATTGGAACGTGAATCTGCATCCGTCAGAGATCTAAATCGTGGCGCCTATCTAAACGTCCAAGTTACCCGGGACAGGCTGATTGATAATGAGGCTTTTGCGGAGCTCAAACACAGCGTGCGATGGGCTATCGATTATTACGCAATGCGTTCCTTTGAAAGGCGCAATGTTATCAAAGCTTCAATGAGGTTAGAGGTACCTAAAACTGAAGAAAAAGTCTCTGAGATAAGGACCCAGCTTTTTCAGCTTTCCATGAAGGTTCCGCAAACCCTTGAAGCTGAAGTCGATGCTGTATCCAATAAGCTTAAAGAGTTAGAAGATTTAGAACTTAAGCGTACCTCTGCAATAAACGAGGAAAGAATTCTGCTAGCTGCTTTAGCTACTTCGGGCATGGCTGCTCTAGCAATGGAGCACGAGCTGCATAAAGAGTTGTCGGTCTTGTCTGATATGCGTAAGCAGCTTACAAGTAAGAATAAAGTGCTTGATATGCCTAAACTTATCGCGTCAATTGATAACTGGGCTGATAGAACTGCTAAAGCGCGCAAATTATTTTCTCCACTAATGCATGAGTATGATAGAGAAAAGCGTAATCAATATAATGCGCAAAAGGTCCTGGCGCGAATCGTCGGAAACTCAGAAGCGTTGCTTCGTCAGGTTCATGTTGAAATAGACTTCTCTAGAAGTATAATGCTTCCTAGCGCTACATTTGCAGCCTGGAATGCAATATTCCAGAACGTGTTAATCAATGCAGTAAATGCAATGATTGACTCAAGTAGGAGGCTAATGTTTTGCTTCGCAGAAATCGACCGCAATAAGTCCAGTATATATATTGCCGACACCGGAGTAGGTGTACGGCTGTCCGACAGTTCGGATCTCTTCAAACCTTTCATCAGGCGGCTGGAAATCCCGGAAGAACGCAAAGCGCTTGGGCTTGGCGGTATGGGTATAGGGCTGACAATCGTAAAAATGGTGGCTGACTCATTAGACTGCACAGTATCTTTTGTTCCGCCCCCGGTGGGATTTAGCACCGCATTTAAATTAGAGTGGACTCATGATGAGTGA
- a CDS encoding M3 family metallopeptidase, with protein MTTTPSSVLPALLADNPLLGNHEIVPYHLIKAEHVEPAITHVIESNLRQLAQLLPEQLESPTWEGLVKPLEAMHQRLLAVLQPEQLLSRHHHLAVIEAYAKCRERVQAYESAIKHNRTVQAALQLLQQSPQALEFDETQQAALNQALRAARLAGVGTQRPTQIRIERLHVELEGLYQTFADNLNAASQGWTLAINDETALAGIAPAVRASMAQRAREAGLSGWLLTLELPLVLAVASQAHDRSLREQVYKAFYTQASDQGPRAGENDNGPVLQRILAAHAELAEASGYRSYASLAQATRMFDEAADVEQLLLQLIDKVRPAAQAEFAPVQELAAVFSVPTLEAWDCNYYQEKYLQIHHGVMELKVRELRIMGYSCTLWRAVYEAAEVQIRRQRQAGHGCDQRTKGTIRSVSE; from the coding sequence ATGACCACCACACCCTCGTCCGTACTCCCCGCGCTTCTTGCCGACAACCCCTTGCTGGGCAACCACGAGATAGTCCCCTATCACCTCATCAAGGCCGAACACGTCGAGCCGGCCATCACCCATGTGATCGAAAGCAACTTGCGTCAGCTGGCGCAACTGCTCCCAGAGCAGCTCGAATCACCCACGTGGGAAGGCTTGGTCAAGCCACTGGAAGCCATGCATCAGCGCCTGCTGGCGGTGCTGCAACCCGAGCAGTTGCTCAGTCGGCATCACCATCTGGCGGTGATTGAGGCTTATGCGAAATGCCGCGAGCGGGTACAGGCCTATGAGTCGGCCATCAAACACAACCGCACGGTGCAGGCCGCCTTGCAACTGCTGCAGCAAAGCCCGCAGGCCTTGGAGTTCGATGAGACCCAGCAGGCGGCATTGAACCAGGCCCTGCGCGCCGCGCGATTGGCCGGGGTGGGCACCCAGCGTCCCACGCAGATACGCATCGAACGCCTGCATGTGGAACTGGAAGGCTTGTACCAGACCTTCGCCGACAACCTGAATGCGGCCAGTCAGGGCTGGACCCTGGCCATCAATGACGAAACTGCCCTGGCGGGTATCGCCCCTGCCGTACGCGCCAGCATGGCCCAGCGGGCACGCGAGGCCGGCCTTTCCGGTTGGCTACTGACGCTGGAACTGCCGCTGGTGCTGGCGGTGGCGAGCCAGGCTCACGACCGCTCGCTGCGCGAACAGGTGTACAAGGCCTTCTACACCCAGGCCTCGGACCAGGGCCCGCGCGCCGGAGAGAATGACAACGGGCCCGTGCTGCAACGCATCCTCGCGGCCCATGCCGAGTTGGCCGAAGCGAGTGGGTATCGCAGCTACGCCTCGCTGGCCCAGGCCACGCGCATGTTCGACGAAGCCGCCGACGTGGAGCAGTTGCTGCTGCAACTGATCGACAAGGTTCGCCCGGCGGCGCAGGCGGAATTCGCCCCCGTGCAGGAACTGGCCGCGGTGTTCAGTGTGCCAACGCTGGAGGCCTGGGACTGCAATTACTATCAGGAAAAATACTTGCAGATCCATCACGGTGTGATGGAACTCAAGGTGCGCGAACTTAGAATCATGGGCTACAGTTGTACCCTCTGGAGGGCTGTGTATGAAGCTGCTGAAGTCCAAATTCGTCGACAAAGACAAGCTGGGCACGGATGTGACCAAAGAACAAAAGGGACAATACGATCCGTTTCTGAATGA
- a CDS encoding YheV family putative zinc ribbon protein, whose translation MITKKRFIAGAVCPACSEPDKLMMWSVDEVPHRECVACGYSDTLNAQGQSVPSELGTRVNKVAVKVARPTSQPVQFFPNPKLKKP comes from the coding sequence ATGATCACCAAGAAGCGCTTCATCGCCGGGGCCGTCTGCCCGGCCTGCAGCGAGCCGGACAAGCTGATGATGTGGAGCGTCGACGAGGTTCCGCATCGTGAGTGCGTGGCTTGCGGCTACAGCGACACGCTCAACGCGCAGGGCCAATCGGTGCCCAGCGAGCTGGGCACGCGGGTCAACAAGGTGGCCGTCAAGGTCGCCCGGCCCACCTCGCAACCCGTGCAGTTCTTCCCTAACCCCAAGCTCAAGAAGCCTTGA
- the prlC gene encoding oligopeptidase A, with protein MSANPLLQSYDLPPFSAIRAEHVQPAIEQILADNRAAIAHILQTQGSQPTWAGLVLAMDELNDRLGAAWSPVSHLNAVCNSAELRQAYEACLPALSAYSTELGQNRELFQAFETLANSPEAANFDVAQKTILEHSLRDFRLSGIDLPVDQQQRYAQVQSKLSELGSRFSNQLLDATQAWTKHVTDETALAGLTDSAKAQMAAAAQAKGLDGWLISLEFPSYYAVMTYAHDRALREEVYAAYCTRASDQGPNAGQNDNSPVMREILDLRQELAQLLGYASYSELSLATKMAESTDQVLTFLRDLAQRSKPFAAQDLEQLRAYAAEQGCADLQSWDSGFYGEKLREQRYSVSQETLRAYFPIDKVLGGLFAIVQRLYGIEIAEQKGFDTWHPDVRLFEIKENGQHVGRFFFDLYARANKRGGAWMDGARDRRRTENGELQSPVANLVCNFTPADAGKPALLTHDEVTTLFHEFGHGLHHLLTRVEHVGVSGINGVAWDAVELPSQFMENWCWEPEGLALISGHYETGEPLPQDLLEKMLAAKNFQSGLMMVRQIEFSLFDFELHASHGDGRSVMDVLDGVRDEVSVMRPPAYNRFPNSFAHIFAGGYAAGYYSYKWAEVLSADAFSKFEEDGVLNAETGRAFREAILARGGSQAPMVLFVDFRGREPSIDALLRHSGLSEEAAA; from the coding sequence GTGAGCGCGAATCCCCTTCTGCAGTCCTACGACCTGCCGCCGTTCTCGGCGATCCGTGCCGAGCACGTACAACCGGCGATTGAACAGATCCTGGCCGACAACCGCGCGGCCATTGCCCACATTTTGCAAACTCAGGGCAGCCAGCCTACCTGGGCCGGCCTGGTGCTGGCCATGGACGAGCTGAACGACCGCCTGGGCGCCGCCTGGAGCCCGGTCAGCCACCTCAATGCCGTGTGCAACAGTGCCGAGCTGCGCCAGGCCTATGAAGCGTGCCTGCCGGCGCTCAGTGCCTATTCCACCGAACTGGGCCAGAACCGCGAGTTGTTCCAGGCCTTTGAAACCCTGGCCAACAGCCCCGAAGCGGCCAATTTCGACGTTGCCCAGAAGACCATTCTGGAGCATTCGCTGCGCGACTTCCGCCTGTCCGGTATCGATCTGCCGGTAGACCAGCAGCAGCGCTACGCCCAGGTGCAGAGCAAGCTGTCGGAGCTGGGCAGCCGTTTCTCCAATCAGCTGCTCGATGCCACCCAGGCCTGGACCAAGCACGTCACCGACGAAACGGCCCTGGCCGGCCTGACCGATTCGGCCAAGGCACAAATGGCGGCCGCAGCACAGGCCAAGGGTCTGGACGGCTGGCTGATCAGCCTGGAGTTCCCCAGCTACTACGCGGTCATGACCTACGCCCACGACCGCGCCCTGCGTGAAGAAGTCTACGCGGCCTACTGCACCCGCGCCTCGGACCAGGGCCCCAATGCCGGCCAGAACGACAACAGCCCGGTGATGCGCGAGATCCTCGACCTGCGCCAGGAGCTGGCACAGCTGTTGGGTTACGCCAGCTATTCCGAGTTGAGCCTGGCCACCAAGATGGCCGAGTCGACCGATCAGGTGCTGACCTTCCTGCGTGACCTGGCTCAACGCAGCAAGCCGTTCGCGGCCCAGGACCTGGAGCAGCTGCGCGCTTATGCCGCCGAACAGGGCTGTGCCGACCTGCAGAGCTGGGACAGCGGTTTCTATGGCGAAAAGCTGCGCGAACAGCGCTACAGCGTTTCCCAGGAAACCCTGCGCGCCTACTTCCCGATCGACAAGGTGCTGGGCGGCCTGTTCGCTATCGTGCAGCGCCTGTACGGCATCGAGATTGCCGAGCAGAAGGGTTTCGACACCTGGCACCCTGACGTGCGCCTGTTCGAGATCAAGGAAAACGGCCAGCACGTGGGCCGCTTCTTCTTCGACCTCTACGCCCGCGCCAACAAGCGTGGCGGCGCCTGGATGGACGGCGCCCGCGACCGCCGTCGCACCGAGAATGGCGAGCTGCAGAGCCCGGTGGCCAACCTGGTGTGCAACTTCACTCCGGCCGATGCCGGCAAGCCGGCGCTGCTGACCCACGACGAAGTCACTACCCTTTTCCACGAATTCGGCCACGGCCTGCACCACCTGCTGACGCGGGTCGAGCACGTCGGCGTGTCGGGTATCAACGGCGTGGCGTGGGATGCGGTCGAGTTGCCCAGCCAGTTCATGGAAAACTGGTGCTGGGAGCCCGAAGGCCTGGCCTTGATTTCCGGTCACTATGAAACCGGCGAGCCGTTGCCCCAAGACCTGCTGGAAAAGATGCTGGCGGCGAAGAACTTCCAGTCCGGCCTGATGATGGTCCGCCAGATCGAGTTCTCGCTGTTCGACTTCGAGCTGCATGCCTCCCACGGTGACGGTCGCAGCGTGATGGACGTGCTCGACGGTGTGCGCGATGAGGTTTCGGTCATGCGTCCGCCGGCTTACAACCGCTTTCCCAACAGCTTCGCGCACATCTTCGCCGGCGGCTACGCGGCAGGCTATTACAGCTACAAGTGGGCCGAAGTGCTGTCGGCCGATGCGTTCAGCAAGTTCGAGGAAGACGGCGTGCTCAATGCCGAGACCGGTCGCGCCTTCCGCGAAGCCATTCTGGCGCGCGGCGGATCGCAGGCACCGATGGTGTTGTTCGTCGACTTCCGTGGTCGCGAGCCGTCCATCGATGCCCTGCTGCGCCACAGCGGGCTGAGCGAGGAAGCGGCGGCATGA
- a CDS encoding gamma carbonic anhydrase family protein has protein sequence MAIRNFQQHTPRLGERAFVDRSAVVIGDVEIGTDSSVWPLTVIRGDMHRIRIGKRTSVQDASVLHITHAGPFNPDGFPLLIGDDVTIGHKVMLHGCTLGNRILVGMGSTVMDGAVVEDDVIIGAGSLVAPGKRLQSGFLYVGSPARQARPLTDKERAFFTYTAGNYVKLKDQHLAEGFDKD, from the coding sequence GTGGCCATTCGCAATTTCCAGCAGCATACGCCGCGCCTAGGCGAACGCGCCTTCGTCGACCGCTCGGCGGTGGTGATCGGCGACGTCGAGATCGGCACCGACAGCTCGGTGTGGCCATTGACCGTGATCCGCGGCGACATGCACCGAATCCGCATCGGCAAGCGCACCAGCGTGCAGGATGCCAGCGTGCTGCACATCACCCACGCCGGCCCTTTCAATCCGGACGGTTTCCCCCTGCTGATCGGCGACGATGTCACCATTGGACACAAAGTCATGCTCCACGGCTGCACCCTGGGCAATCGCATCCTGGTCGGCATGGGCAGCACAGTGATGGACGGCGCGGTGGTGGAAGACGACGTGATCATCGGCGCCGGCAGCCTGGTAGCTCCGGGCAAGCGCCTGCAAAGCGGGTTTCTGTACGTGGGCAGCCCGGCTCGGCAGGCCCGACCGCTGACCGACAAGGAACGCGCATTCTTCACCTACACCGCAGGCAACTACGTGAAGCTCAAGGACCAACACCTGGCCGAAGGCTTCGACAAGGACTGA
- a CDS encoding HAD family hydrolase: MHYQNILFDLDGTLTDPREGITRSIQHALAKLGIDEPDLRNLEHFIGPPLLEQFMHAYGFDEARAWQAVNFYRERFRVTGLYENQVFAGVIALLETLEQQGRHLYIATSKPWEFAREIARHFDFARHFKVIYGSELDGTRTDKVQLIAHILEQEGLDPAKTLMIGDRKHDLIGARRNGLDCAAVGYGFGSREELALENPTYHFDTLQALHEAFLQNGG, translated from the coding sequence GTGCACTATCAAAACATCCTGTTCGACCTCGACGGCACCCTGACCGACCCGCGCGAGGGCATCACCCGCTCCATCCAGCATGCCTTGGCCAAGCTGGGCATCGACGAGCCGGACCTGCGCAACCTGGAGCACTTCATCGGCCCACCGCTGCTGGAGCAGTTCATGCACGCCTACGGCTTCGACGAAGCCCGCGCCTGGCAGGCGGTGAATTTCTACCGCGAACGCTTCCGCGTCACCGGCCTGTACGAAAACCAGGTCTTCGCCGGCGTCATCGCGCTGCTCGAAACACTGGAGCAACAGGGCCGACATTTGTACATCGCCACGTCCAAACCCTGGGAGTTCGCCCGGGAAATCGCCCGCCACTTCGATTTCGCCAGGCACTTCAAGGTGATCTACGGCAGCGAACTCGATGGTACGCGGACCGACAAGGTGCAGCTGATCGCCCACATCCTGGAGCAGGAAGGGCTGGACCCTGCCAAGACCCTGATGATCGGCGACCGCAAGCACGACCTGATCGGTGCCCGCCGCAACGGTCTGGATTGCGCGGCGGTGGGCTATGGTTTCGGCTCGCGGGAAGAGCTGGCCCTGGAGAACCCGACGTATCACTTCGACACGTTGCAGGCGCTGCATGAGGCGTTCCTGCAAAACGGAGGATGA
- a CDS encoding aminopeptidase: MHEFVVVRRSILAALDRGLRLFVPLCLLFLLNGCSSAGYYGQLMQGQWQLLQAREPVVQILADPSRDPRLREQLQRAQAARDFASEHLHLPDNRSYRLYADIGRPLVVWNVFATPEFSLAPLTHCFPIAGCVAYRGYYSQSGARGEAALQKLAGRDVYVGGVEAYSTLGWFDDPILNTMLGWGDERLATLIFHELAHQRVYVKDDTEFNESFATFVEQEGTRQWLAQRGLPPVASTLMAQRDQFTALVLATRERLAALYAQPLSAQAMRTGKAAEFKRLRREYRQLRDGPWQGDKRFDAWINGPMNNAKLLPFGLYDQWVPAFAGLFRQVRGDWRAFYEHAAALGKLPMDERRAELVRLGG, from the coding sequence ATGCATGAATTCGTTGTCGTTCGTCGTTCCATTCTTGCCGCACTCGACCGCGGTTTGCGCCTGTTTGTTCCCCTGTGCCTGTTGTTCCTGCTCAACGGTTGCAGCAGCGCGGGCTATTACGGCCAATTGATGCAGGGCCAGTGGCAGCTGTTGCAGGCACGCGAGCCGGTGGTGCAGATCCTTGCCGATCCGTCGCGCGACCCGCGGCTGCGCGAGCAGTTGCAGCGTGCCCAGGCGGCCCGCGACTTCGCCAGCGAGCACTTGCATCTGCCGGACAACCGCAGCTATCGCCTGTACGCCGACATCGGTCGGCCCTTGGTGGTGTGGAACGTGTTCGCCACACCGGAGTTTTCCCTGGCGCCGTTGACCCATTGCTTCCCCATTGCCGGTTGCGTGGCTTATCGCGGTTACTACAGTCAGTCCGGTGCTCGGGGCGAAGCGGCGTTGCAGAAGCTGGCGGGCCGGGACGTGTATGTCGGTGGCGTCGAGGCCTACTCGACACTGGGCTGGTTCGACGATCCGATTCTCAACACCATGCTCGGTTGGGGCGACGAGCGTCTGGCCACCCTGATCTTCCACGAGCTGGCGCATCAGCGTGTGTATGTGAAAGACGACACCGAATTCAACGAGTCCTTCGCCACCTTCGTCGAGCAGGAGGGCACCCGGCAGTGGCTTGCCCAGCGAGGCTTGCCGCCGGTGGCAAGCACGCTGATGGCGCAACGTGACCAGTTCACCGCACTGGTGCTTGCGACCCGCGAACGCCTGGCTGCGCTGTACGCCCAACCGTTATCCGCACAGGCCATGCGCACGGGCAAGGCTGCCGAGTTCAAGCGCCTGCGCCGCGAGTATCGCCAACTGCGCGATGGGCCTTGGCAGGGAGACAAGCGTTTCGATGCCTGGATCAACGGGCCGATGAACAATGCCAAGCTGCTGCCGTTTGGCTTGTATGACCAATGGGTGCCGGCGTTCGCGGGTTTGTTCCGGCAAGTAAGGGGGGATTGGCGCGCGTTCTATGAGCATGCGGCCGCATTGGGCAAGTTGCCGATGGACGAGCGCAGGGCCGAACTGGTGCGGTTAGGCGGGTAG
- a CDS encoding DUF1161 domain-containing protein, translating into MKRLILAMACSVLATTAMAAPKPCEELKAEIEAKIQAQGVTSYTLEIVDNLDAKDPSMVVGSCDNGTRKIVYQKNDD; encoded by the coding sequence ATGAAACGATTGATTTTGGCGATGGCGTGCAGTGTTTTGGCAACCACGGCTATGGCCGCACCTAAGCCGTGTGAGGAACTCAAGGCTGAGATCGAGGCCAAGATCCAGGCCCAAGGCGTTACTTCCTACACACTGGAAATTGTCGACAACCTAGATGCCAAGGACCCGAGCATGGTCGTAGGATCCTGCGACAACGGCACCCGCAAGATCGTCTATCAGAAGAATGACGATTGA
- a CDS encoding OsmC family protein: MKKTASAVWKGDLKTGKGEISTQSGALKSNPYGFNTRFEGQPGTNPEELIGAAHAGCFSMAFSMILGGEGFTPDEIKTSAEVSLDKEGEGFAITAIKLTMSAKIPNIDQAKFEELANKAKEGCPVSKVLNADITLSATLES; encoded by the coding sequence ATCAAGAAAACCGCATCGGCTGTCTGGAAAGGCGATCTGAAAACCGGTAAGGGCGAGATTTCCACTCAGAGCGGCGCTCTGAAAAGCAATCCCTACGGCTTCAACACCCGTTTCGAAGGCCAGCCGGGCACCAATCCGGAAGAGCTGATCGGCGCAGCGCATGCAGGCTGTTTCTCCATGGCATTCTCGATGATTCTGGGCGGCGAAGGTTTCACCCCCGATGAAATCAAGACCTCCGCCGAAGTCAGCCTGGACAAGGAAGGCGAAGGTTTTGCAATCACCGCCATCAAGCTGACCATGTCGGCCAAGATCCCGAACATCGACCAGGCCAAGTTCGAAGAGCTGGCCAACAAGGCCAAGGAAGGTTGCCCGGTGTCGAAAGTATTGAACGCCGACATCACCTTGAGCGCTACTCTGGAATCTTGA
- a CDS encoding LLM class flavin-dependent oxidoreductase: MTVLTDTKYSVLDLVPVRADHGPARSLHNALDLARHAETWGYNRFWVAEHHNMDGIASSATSVLLGYLAGGTSSIRMGSGGVMLPNHAPLVIAEQFGTLESLYPGRIDLGLGRAPGSDQMTARALRRERSGSADDFPDDVRELMAYLGPRTPDQKVIAVPGSGTNVPIWLLGSSLFSAQLAGMYGLPYAFASHFAPRYMHEAIRVYRAHFKPSEVLDKPYVMLGVPLVAADSDEHADYLATSVYRRILNLMRGQTLVQQPPVKSMEGLWLPHEKAAVGDFLGLAVVGGPAKVRAKLEVLQEQTQADELIFTCDLYEHADRLRSYELLAQVMKG; this comes from the coding sequence ATGACCGTTTTGACCGATACGAAATACTCCGTCCTCGACCTTGTGCCCGTACGTGCCGACCATGGCCCGGCACGGTCGCTGCACAATGCCCTGGATCTGGCGCGCCATGCCGAAACCTGGGGCTATAACCGCTTCTGGGTGGCCGAGCACCACAACATGGACGGTATCGCCAGCTCGGCGACCTCCGTGCTGCTGGGCTATCTGGCCGGTGGCACGTCCTCGATCCGCATGGGCTCGGGCGGGGTGATGTTGCCCAACCATGCGCCGCTGGTGATCGCCGAACAATTCGGCACGCTGGAAAGTCTGTACCCGGGACGCATCGACCTGGGTCTGGGCCGCGCGCCTGGTTCAGACCAGATGACCGCGCGCGCGCTGCGCCGTGAACGCTCTGGCAGTGCCGACGATTTTCCCGACGACGTTCGCGAGCTGATGGCCTACCTGGGGCCTCGTACTCCTGATCAGAAAGTGATCGCCGTGCCGGGCAGCGGGACCAACGTGCCGATCTGGCTGCTGGGCTCGAGTCTGTTCAGTGCTCAGCTGGCAGGCATGTATGGCCTGCCCTATGCCTTCGCTTCGCATTTTGCGCCGCGTTACATGCATGAAGCGATCCGGGTCTACCGCGCTCACTTCAAGCCTTCCGAGGTGCTGGACAAGCCCTACGTGATGCTGGGCGTGCCATTGGTGGCCGCCGACAGCGACGAACACGCCGACTACCTGGCAACCTCGGTCTACCGCCGCATTCTCAACCTGATGCGTGGCCAGACCCTGGTGCAGCAGCCACCGGTCAAGAGCATGGAAGGGTTGTGGTTGCCCCATGAAAAGGCTGCGGTCGGGGACTTTCTAGGCCTGGCAGTGGTGGGGGGACCGGCGAAGGTCCGTGCCAAGCTTGAGGTGTTGCAGGAGCAGACGCAGGCGGACGAGCTGATTTTCACGTGCGATCTGTATGAACATGCCGATCGGCTCAGATCCTATGAGCTGTTGGCGCAGGTGATGAAAGGTTGA
- a CDS encoding DUF1161 domain-containing protein yields the protein MKRILLAVGLLSVASGVFAAGKPCEELKSEIAAKIDANGVSGYTLEVVDNVTPDAGFQVVGSCEGGTKAIVYKR from the coding sequence ATGAAGCGAATTTTGTTGGCTGTGGGTTTGTTGAGCGTGGCAAGCGGCGTGTTCGCTGCAGGCAAGCCGTGCGAGGAGCTCAAGAGCGAAATCGCCGCGAAGATCGATGCCAACGGCGTGTCGGGTTACACGCTGGAAGTGGTCGACAATGTCACCCCGGATGCGGGCTTCCAGGTAGTCGGTTCATGTGAAGGCGGCACCAAGGCCATCGTCTACAAGCGCTGA
- a CDS encoding dodecin, producing MSDHHTYKKVELVGSSTTTIEDAINNALAEASKSIEKMEWFEVTETRGHIEDGRVAHFQVTLKVGFRIQNS from the coding sequence ATGAGCGATCACCACACGTACAAGAAAGTCGAACTGGTCGGTTCCTCGACCACCACCATCGAAGACGCCATCAACAACGCATTGGCCGAAGCGAGCAAGAGCATCGAGAAAATGGAGTGGTTCGAAGTGACCGAAACCCGTGGTCATATCGAGGATGGTCGAGTGGCTCATTTCCAGGTCACTCTGAAAGTTGGCTTCCGTATCCAAAATAGCTGA
- a CDS encoding DUF883 family protein, with protein MAISTRKASLQSMEAEIESLLRSLESLKEDSTEESRKTLKALKANAETALSHSRSLISDAYEEVKVKTKETGIATRDYAQEHPWAAAGVAVGALGLIAAYLMCNRSN; from the coding sequence ATGGCAATTTCGACCCGCAAGGCCTCGCTGCAAAGCATGGAAGCAGAAATCGAAAGTCTGCTGCGCTCCCTGGAAAGCCTGAAGGAAGATTCCACCGAGGAGTCGCGCAAGACCCTCAAAGCGCTGAAGGCCAATGCCGAGACCGCGCTGAGCCACTCGCGTAGCCTGATCAGCGATGCGTACGAAGAAGTGAAGGTCAAGACCAAGGAAACCGGTATCGCTACCCGTGACTACGCTCAAGAGCACCCTTGGGCCGCAGCTGGCGTCGCCGTCGGCGCACTGGGCCTGATCGCCGCTTACCTGATGTGCAATCGCAGCAACTAA